A stretch of the Amia ocellicauda isolate fAmiCal2 chromosome 10, fAmiCal2.hap1, whole genome shotgun sequence genome encodes the following:
- the ripor2 gene encoding rho family-interacting cell polarization regulator 2 isoform X3, with amino-acid sequence MTEITEDNLDALMHEESEDVFFEGVSSRFPEIMAAGMHSPGGPNGIIRSQSFAGFSALQERRSRCNSFIGNSATQKKLQSKTKKGHLSGNKSNSSSKESQPKRVEEVYGALKRGLDEYLEVHQTELDKLTSQLKDMKRNSRLGVLYDLDKQIKTIERYVRRLEFHISKVDELYEAFCIQRRLRDGASKMKQAFSSSPSTKGTRDSLAEINRRFKEYTENMCTFEGELENLLGEFHIKMRGLAGFARLCPGDQYEIFMRYGRQRWKLKGKIEVNARQSWDGEQMIFMPLITDLISIKVTELKGLATHILVGSVICETKDLFTAMPQVVAVDVNDLGTIKLNLEVTWFPFDVEDLTLSSGNLNKATALQRRVSVYSQGTPETPTFEDSSFFSALPDDIFENGLYGAERKRLSFTFNETANTSPTPLSGGLGLSNPEITVTPPENDRRSLHSVEEDRAGEAEAKGEEETSGSLASETETEWERAESLQNGLTSPSSAQFSGVGPENVFLDHGVSDTLLRDSDEASELKPVELDTDEGNLTKQLVKRLTSTEMLPSPDKSEGSLSWGSEGGRSFLDGSLEESIQGLLLKLETTGEHCKELQELDQEVMRLEDLLKCKPAAQRSRSSSLSLTVESALESFDFLNTSDFDDDDNGDDGLPRSVFFDMDTERTGPGHHPEARGHLSEALTEDTGVGNSVAGSPLPLTTGNESLDVAIVKHLQYCSHLVQQLLGSSGSPGQRRSVLQKLSGQTLLLEELGEISTERLGTISSAAEVLPGLVEKQSLLSLWVECSGPGSVFHTTLDRVVRQMHYCYGQALQERCPHGADAAIRFVVNEMAGKSEQASSPSSPFALFQDVVTIFQFHSYISTYSISHMDDHLFQVASEAVFLEALRSSSPQRVLQGLRGVNPSALRPQQETLKALASLLTADDSDLRQSAAAFLKTAANDPAFRQKAVCCYTEALSEAGVQVQTAACAALSCLQASDSIEAVVSLCDSADEELRHVAIETLLTFGEEGRLAYEQLDKVPGEMVCLGTRRGNAVTTAF; translated from the exons GAGTGTCCTCCCGGTTCCCTGAAATCATGGCCGCAGGGATGCACTCTCCAGGGGGCCCCAATGGCATCATCAGGAGTCAGTCTTTCGCTGGGTTCAGTGCCCTGCAGGAGAGGAGGTCTCG ATGCAACTCCTTTATTGGCAACTCGGCAACACAGAAGAAGCTCCAATCCAAGACAAAGAAGGGACACTTGTCAGGCAACAAGTCCAACAGCTCCTCCAAGGAGTCGCAGCCTAAGAGAGTGGAGGAGGTGTATGGGGCCTTGAAACGAGGGCTTGA TGAGTACCTGGAGGTTCACCAAACAGAACTGGACAAGCTCACCTCACAGCTGAAAGACATGAAGAGAAACTCCCGACTG gGAGTCTTGTATGATCTTGACAAG cAAATCAAAACTATAGAAAGATACGTCCGGAGACTAGAGTTCCACATCAGTAAG GTGGATGAGCTGTATGAGGCTTTCTGTATCCAGAGGCGGCTGCGTGATGGCGCCTCCAAGATGAAGCAGGCTTTCAGCTCTTCCCCCTCAACCAAGGGTACCAGAGACAGTCTGGCTGAGATCAACAGACGTTTCAAGGAGTATACCGAG aATATGTGCACTTTTGAGGGCGAGCTGGAGAACCTTTTGGGAGAGTTCCACATCAAAATGAGAG GTCTGGCTGGTTTTGCTCGCCTCTGTCCAGGGGATCAATATGAA ATTTTCATGCGCTACGGAAGGCAAAGATGGAAGCTTAAGGGCAAGATCGAAGTCAACGCGAGGCAGAGCTGGGACGGAGAGCAAATGATCTTCATGCCGCTCATTACCGACCTCATTTCAATCAAG GTGACTGAATTGAAAGGGCTGGCCACTCATATACTAGTGGGGAGTGTGATCTGTGAAACCAAGGACCTGTTTACCGCTATGCCTCAGGTAGTTGCTGTTGACGTCAATGACTTGGGCACTATCAAACTCAACCTGGAGGTCACATGGTT TCCATTTGATGTGGAGGACCTGACATTGTCCTCAGGCAATCTAAACAAGGCAACAGCGCTACAGAGGAGAGTGtctgtgtacagccaaggcacTCCGGAGACCCCCACCTTCGAGGACTCTTCCTTCTTT TCTGCCCTGCCCGACGACATCTTTGAGAACGGGCTTTATGGCGCTGAGCGGAAGCGGCTCTCCTTCACCTTCAACGAAACTGCCAACACCAGCCCTACGCCTCTGTCGGGAGGTCTGGGCCTCTCTAACCCAGAGATCACCGTAACCCCGCCGGAGAACGACCGGCGCTCCCTGCACTCGGTGGAGGAGGACAGGGCGGGGGAGGCAGAAGcaaagggagaggaggagaccAGCGGTAGTTTGGCGAGCGAGACCGAGACAGAATGGGAGCGGGCCGAGAGCCTCCAGAATGGTTTGACCTCCCCTTCCTCAGCGCAGTTCTCAGGGGTGGGACCTGAAAACGTCTTCCTAGACCACGGTGTCTCTGACACCCTCCTGCGGGACTCGGACGAGGCGTCGGAGCTCAAACCTGTAGAGCTGGACACCGATGAGGGCAACCTGACAAAGCAGCTGGTGAAGCGCCTGACCTCTACAGAGATGCTGCCAAGCCCAGACAAGTCAGAGGGCTCCCTGAGCTGGGGCTCGGAGGGGGGCAGGTCGTTCCTGGATGGCAGCTTGGAGGAGTCCATACAGGGTCTGCTGTTGAAGCTGGAAACCACAGGAGAGCATTGCAAGGAGCTACAGGAGCTGGATCAGGAGGTCATGCGGCTAGAAGACCTGCTGAAG TGCAAACCAGCCGCACAAAGGAGCAGGTCCTCCAGTTTAAGTCTGACTGTTGAGAGCGCTTTAGAAAGCTTTGATTTCCTCAACACTTCAGACTTTGACGATGACGACAATGGGGATGACGGCCTTCCGCGCTCCGTGTTCTTTGACATGGACACGGAGAGGACTGG GCCTGGGCACCACCCAGAGGCCAGAGGTCACCTCAGTGAAGCCCTGACGGAGGACACGGGAGTTGGGAACAGTGTAGCAGGCAGCCCACTACCCCTAACCACTGGCAACGAAAGTCTAGACGTCGCCATTGTCAAACATCTACAATACTGCAGCCATCTTGTGCAg CAGCTCCTGGGCTCGAGCGGCAGTCCCGGCCAGCGCAGGAGTGTCCTACAGAAGCTCTCTGGACAGACCCTGCTGCTGGAGGAGCTCGGAGAGATCAGCACTGAGAGACTGGGGACCATCAGCTCTGCGGCAGAGG TCCTCCCTGGTCTTGTGGAGAAGCAGTCCTTGCTGTCTCTGTGGGTGGAGTGCAGCGGCCCGGGCAGCGTATTCCACACCACACTGGACCGGGTCGTGAGGCAGATGCACTACTGCTATGGCCAAGCCCTGCAGGAGAGATGTCCACACGGCGCTGACGCAG CTATCCGGTTTGTGGTGAATGAGATGGCAGGCAAGAGTgagcaggcctcctccccctcctcccccttcGCTCTGTTCCAGGACGTGGTCACCATCTTCCAGTTTCACAGCTACATCTCCACGTACAGCATCTCCCACATGGATGACCACCTCTTCCAAGTGGCCAGTGAAG CTGTGTTTCTGGAGGCCCTGCGGTCCTCTTCCCCCCAGCGGGTGCTGCAGGGACTGAGGGGGGTGAATCCATCTGCTCTGAGGCCCCAACAGGAGACCCTGAAGGCCCTCGCCTCCCTGCTGACCGCTGATGACTCAGATCTCCGCCAGTCTGCTGCTGCCTTTCTCAAGACAGCCGCCAATGACCCAGCCTTCAGACAAAAG GCGGTGTGTTGCTACACAGAAGCTCTGTCTGAGGCGGGGGTGCAGGTGCAGACGGCGGCCTGCGCGGCGCTCAGCTGTCTGCAG gccagTGACAGTATAGAGGCCGTGGTCTCACTGTGTGACTCTGCGGATGAGGAACTCAGGCATGTGGCCATAGAAACTCTGCTTACGTTCG GGGAAGAGGGCAGGTTGGCATATGAGCAGCTGGACAAGGTCCCAGGAGAGATGGTGTGTCTGGGAACGAGGAGGGGGAACGCGGTGACCACTGCCTTCTGA
- the ripor2 gene encoding rho family-interacting cell polarization regulator 2 isoform X1, with translation MTEITEDNLDALMHEESEDVFFEGVSSRFPEIMAAGMHSPGGPNGIIRSQSFAGFSALQERRSRCNSFIGNSATQKKLQSKTKKGHLSGNKSNSSSKESQPKRVEEVYGALKRGLDEYLEVHQTELDKLTSQLKDMKRNSRLGVLYDLDKQIKTIERYVRRLEFHISKVDELYEAFCIQRRLRDGASKMKQAFSSSPSTKGTRDSLAEINRRFKEYTENMCTFEGELENLLGEFHIKMRGLAGFARLCPGDQYEIFMRYGRQRWKLKGKIEVNARQSWDGEQMIFMPLITDLISIKVTELKGLATHILVGSVICETKDLFTAMPQVVAVDVNDLGTIKLNLEVTWFPFDVEDLTLSSGNLNKATALQRRVSVYSQGTPETPTFEDSSFFSALPDDIFENGLYGAERKRLSFTFNETANTSPTPLSGGLGLSNPEITVTPPENDRRSLHSVEEDRAGEAEAKGEEETSGSLASETETEWERAESLQNGLTSPSSAQFSGVGPENVFLDHGVSDTLLRDSDEASELKPVELDTDEGNLTKQLVKRLTSTEMLPSPDKSEGSLSWGSEGGRSFLDGSLEESIQGLLLKLETTGEHCKELQELDQEVMRLEDLLKCKPAAQRSRSSSLSLTVESALESFDFLNTSDFDDDDNGDDGLPRSVFFDMDTERTGPGHHPEARGHLSEALTEDTGVGNSVAGSPLPLTTGNESLDVAIVKHLQYCSHLVQQLLGSSGSPGQRRSVLQKLSGQTLLLEELGEISTERLGTISSAAEVLPGLVEKQSLLSLWVECSGPGSVFHTTLDRVVRQMHYCYGQALQERCPHGADAGTAIRFVVNEMAGKSEQASSPSSPFALFQDVVTIFQFHSYISTYSISHMDDHLFQVASEAVFLEALRSSSPQRVLQGLRGVNPSALRPQQETLKALASLLTADDSDLRQSAAAFLKTAANDPAFRQKAVCCYTEALSEAGVQVQTAACAALSCLQASDSIEAVVSLCDSADEELRHVAIETLLTFGEEGRLAYEQLDKVPGEMVCLGTRRGNAVTTAF, from the exons GAGTGTCCTCCCGGTTCCCTGAAATCATGGCCGCAGGGATGCACTCTCCAGGGGGCCCCAATGGCATCATCAGGAGTCAGTCTTTCGCTGGGTTCAGTGCCCTGCAGGAGAGGAGGTCTCG ATGCAACTCCTTTATTGGCAACTCGGCAACACAGAAGAAGCTCCAATCCAAGACAAAGAAGGGACACTTGTCAGGCAACAAGTCCAACAGCTCCTCCAAGGAGTCGCAGCCTAAGAGAGTGGAGGAGGTGTATGGGGCCTTGAAACGAGGGCTTGA TGAGTACCTGGAGGTTCACCAAACAGAACTGGACAAGCTCACCTCACAGCTGAAAGACATGAAGAGAAACTCCCGACTG gGAGTCTTGTATGATCTTGACAAG cAAATCAAAACTATAGAAAGATACGTCCGGAGACTAGAGTTCCACATCAGTAAG GTGGATGAGCTGTATGAGGCTTTCTGTATCCAGAGGCGGCTGCGTGATGGCGCCTCCAAGATGAAGCAGGCTTTCAGCTCTTCCCCCTCAACCAAGGGTACCAGAGACAGTCTGGCTGAGATCAACAGACGTTTCAAGGAGTATACCGAG aATATGTGCACTTTTGAGGGCGAGCTGGAGAACCTTTTGGGAGAGTTCCACATCAAAATGAGAG GTCTGGCTGGTTTTGCTCGCCTCTGTCCAGGGGATCAATATGAA ATTTTCATGCGCTACGGAAGGCAAAGATGGAAGCTTAAGGGCAAGATCGAAGTCAACGCGAGGCAGAGCTGGGACGGAGAGCAAATGATCTTCATGCCGCTCATTACCGACCTCATTTCAATCAAG GTGACTGAATTGAAAGGGCTGGCCACTCATATACTAGTGGGGAGTGTGATCTGTGAAACCAAGGACCTGTTTACCGCTATGCCTCAGGTAGTTGCTGTTGACGTCAATGACTTGGGCACTATCAAACTCAACCTGGAGGTCACATGGTT TCCATTTGATGTGGAGGACCTGACATTGTCCTCAGGCAATCTAAACAAGGCAACAGCGCTACAGAGGAGAGTGtctgtgtacagccaaggcacTCCGGAGACCCCCACCTTCGAGGACTCTTCCTTCTTT TCTGCCCTGCCCGACGACATCTTTGAGAACGGGCTTTATGGCGCTGAGCGGAAGCGGCTCTCCTTCACCTTCAACGAAACTGCCAACACCAGCCCTACGCCTCTGTCGGGAGGTCTGGGCCTCTCTAACCCAGAGATCACCGTAACCCCGCCGGAGAACGACCGGCGCTCCCTGCACTCGGTGGAGGAGGACAGGGCGGGGGAGGCAGAAGcaaagggagaggaggagaccAGCGGTAGTTTGGCGAGCGAGACCGAGACAGAATGGGAGCGGGCCGAGAGCCTCCAGAATGGTTTGACCTCCCCTTCCTCAGCGCAGTTCTCAGGGGTGGGACCTGAAAACGTCTTCCTAGACCACGGTGTCTCTGACACCCTCCTGCGGGACTCGGACGAGGCGTCGGAGCTCAAACCTGTAGAGCTGGACACCGATGAGGGCAACCTGACAAAGCAGCTGGTGAAGCGCCTGACCTCTACAGAGATGCTGCCAAGCCCAGACAAGTCAGAGGGCTCCCTGAGCTGGGGCTCGGAGGGGGGCAGGTCGTTCCTGGATGGCAGCTTGGAGGAGTCCATACAGGGTCTGCTGTTGAAGCTGGAAACCACAGGAGAGCATTGCAAGGAGCTACAGGAGCTGGATCAGGAGGTCATGCGGCTAGAAGACCTGCTGAAG TGCAAACCAGCCGCACAAAGGAGCAGGTCCTCCAGTTTAAGTCTGACTGTTGAGAGCGCTTTAGAAAGCTTTGATTTCCTCAACACTTCAGACTTTGACGATGACGACAATGGGGATGACGGCCTTCCGCGCTCCGTGTTCTTTGACATGGACACGGAGAGGACTGG GCCTGGGCACCACCCAGAGGCCAGAGGTCACCTCAGTGAAGCCCTGACGGAGGACACGGGAGTTGGGAACAGTGTAGCAGGCAGCCCACTACCCCTAACCACTGGCAACGAAAGTCTAGACGTCGCCATTGTCAAACATCTACAATACTGCAGCCATCTTGTGCAg CAGCTCCTGGGCTCGAGCGGCAGTCCCGGCCAGCGCAGGAGTGTCCTACAGAAGCTCTCTGGACAGACCCTGCTGCTGGAGGAGCTCGGAGAGATCAGCACTGAGAGACTGGGGACCATCAGCTCTGCGGCAGAGG TCCTCCCTGGTCTTGTGGAGAAGCAGTCCTTGCTGTCTCTGTGGGTGGAGTGCAGCGGCCCGGGCAGCGTATTCCACACCACACTGGACCGGGTCGTGAGGCAGATGCACTACTGCTATGGCCAAGCCCTGCAGGAGAGATGTCCACACGGCGCTGACGCAGGTACAG CTATCCGGTTTGTGGTGAATGAGATGGCAGGCAAGAGTgagcaggcctcctccccctcctcccccttcGCTCTGTTCCAGGACGTGGTCACCATCTTCCAGTTTCACAGCTACATCTCCACGTACAGCATCTCCCACATGGATGACCACCTCTTCCAAGTGGCCAGTGAAG CTGTGTTTCTGGAGGCCCTGCGGTCCTCTTCCCCCCAGCGGGTGCTGCAGGGACTGAGGGGGGTGAATCCATCTGCTCTGAGGCCCCAACAGGAGACCCTGAAGGCCCTCGCCTCCCTGCTGACCGCTGATGACTCAGATCTCCGCCAGTCTGCTGCTGCCTTTCTCAAGACAGCCGCCAATGACCCAGCCTTCAGACAAAAG GCGGTGTGTTGCTACACAGAAGCTCTGTCTGAGGCGGGGGTGCAGGTGCAGACGGCGGCCTGCGCGGCGCTCAGCTGTCTGCAG gccagTGACAGTATAGAGGCCGTGGTCTCACTGTGTGACTCTGCGGATGAGGAACTCAGGCATGTGGCCATAGAAACTCTGCTTACGTTCG GGGAAGAGGGCAGGTTGGCATATGAGCAGCTGGACAAGGTCCCAGGAGAGATGGTGTGTCTGGGAACGAGGAGGGGGAACGCGGTGACCACTGCCTTCTGA
- the ripor2 gene encoding rho family-interacting cell polarization regulator 2 isoform X2, whose protein sequence is MTEITEDNLDALMHEESEDVFFEGVSSRFPEIMAAGMHSPGGPNGIIRSQSFAGFSALQERRSRCNSFIGNSATQKKLQSKTKKGHLSGNKSNSSSKESQPKRVEEVYGALKRGLDEYLEVHQTELDKLTSQLKDMKRNSRLGVLYDLDKQIKTIERYVRRLEFHISKVDELYEAFCIQRRLRDGASKMKQAFSSSPSTKGTRDSLAEINRRFKEYTENMCTFEGELENLLGEFHIKMRGLAGFARLCPGDQYEIFMRYGRQRWKLKGKIEVNARQSWDGEQMIFMPLITDLISIKVTELKGLATHILVGSVICETKDLFTAMPQVVAVDVNDLGTIKLNLEVTWFPFDVEDLTLSSGNLNKATALQRRVSVYSQGTPETPTFEDSSFFSALPDDIFENGLYGAERKRLSFTFNETANTSPTPLSGGLGLSNPEITVTPPENDRRSLHSVEEDRAGEAEAKGEEETSGSLASETETEWERAESLQNGLTSPSSAQFSGVGPENVFLDHGVSDTLLRDSDEASELKPVELDTDEGNLTKQLVKRLTSTEMLPSPDKSEGSLSWGSEGGRSFLDGSLEESIQGLLLKLETTGEHCKELQELDQEVMRLEDLLKCKPAAQRSRSSSLSLTVESALESFDFLNTSDFDDDDNGDDGLPRSVFFDMDTERTGPGHHPEARGHLSEALTEDTGVGNSVAGSPLPLTTGNESLDVAIVKHLQYCSHLVQLLGSSGSPGQRRSVLQKLSGQTLLLEELGEISTERLGTISSAAEVLPGLVEKQSLLSLWVECSGPGSVFHTTLDRVVRQMHYCYGQALQERCPHGADAGTAIRFVVNEMAGKSEQASSPSSPFALFQDVVTIFQFHSYISTYSISHMDDHLFQVASEAVFLEALRSSSPQRVLQGLRGVNPSALRPQQETLKALASLLTADDSDLRQSAAAFLKTAANDPAFRQKAVCCYTEALSEAGVQVQTAACAALSCLQASDSIEAVVSLCDSADEELRHVAIETLLTFGEEGRLAYEQLDKVPGEMVCLGTRRGNAVTTAF, encoded by the exons GAGTGTCCTCCCGGTTCCCTGAAATCATGGCCGCAGGGATGCACTCTCCAGGGGGCCCCAATGGCATCATCAGGAGTCAGTCTTTCGCTGGGTTCAGTGCCCTGCAGGAGAGGAGGTCTCG ATGCAACTCCTTTATTGGCAACTCGGCAACACAGAAGAAGCTCCAATCCAAGACAAAGAAGGGACACTTGTCAGGCAACAAGTCCAACAGCTCCTCCAAGGAGTCGCAGCCTAAGAGAGTGGAGGAGGTGTATGGGGCCTTGAAACGAGGGCTTGA TGAGTACCTGGAGGTTCACCAAACAGAACTGGACAAGCTCACCTCACAGCTGAAAGACATGAAGAGAAACTCCCGACTG gGAGTCTTGTATGATCTTGACAAG cAAATCAAAACTATAGAAAGATACGTCCGGAGACTAGAGTTCCACATCAGTAAG GTGGATGAGCTGTATGAGGCTTTCTGTATCCAGAGGCGGCTGCGTGATGGCGCCTCCAAGATGAAGCAGGCTTTCAGCTCTTCCCCCTCAACCAAGGGTACCAGAGACAGTCTGGCTGAGATCAACAGACGTTTCAAGGAGTATACCGAG aATATGTGCACTTTTGAGGGCGAGCTGGAGAACCTTTTGGGAGAGTTCCACATCAAAATGAGAG GTCTGGCTGGTTTTGCTCGCCTCTGTCCAGGGGATCAATATGAA ATTTTCATGCGCTACGGAAGGCAAAGATGGAAGCTTAAGGGCAAGATCGAAGTCAACGCGAGGCAGAGCTGGGACGGAGAGCAAATGATCTTCATGCCGCTCATTACCGACCTCATTTCAATCAAG GTGACTGAATTGAAAGGGCTGGCCACTCATATACTAGTGGGGAGTGTGATCTGTGAAACCAAGGACCTGTTTACCGCTATGCCTCAGGTAGTTGCTGTTGACGTCAATGACTTGGGCACTATCAAACTCAACCTGGAGGTCACATGGTT TCCATTTGATGTGGAGGACCTGACATTGTCCTCAGGCAATCTAAACAAGGCAACAGCGCTACAGAGGAGAGTGtctgtgtacagccaaggcacTCCGGAGACCCCCACCTTCGAGGACTCTTCCTTCTTT TCTGCCCTGCCCGACGACATCTTTGAGAACGGGCTTTATGGCGCTGAGCGGAAGCGGCTCTCCTTCACCTTCAACGAAACTGCCAACACCAGCCCTACGCCTCTGTCGGGAGGTCTGGGCCTCTCTAACCCAGAGATCACCGTAACCCCGCCGGAGAACGACCGGCGCTCCCTGCACTCGGTGGAGGAGGACAGGGCGGGGGAGGCAGAAGcaaagggagaggaggagaccAGCGGTAGTTTGGCGAGCGAGACCGAGACAGAATGGGAGCGGGCCGAGAGCCTCCAGAATGGTTTGACCTCCCCTTCCTCAGCGCAGTTCTCAGGGGTGGGACCTGAAAACGTCTTCCTAGACCACGGTGTCTCTGACACCCTCCTGCGGGACTCGGACGAGGCGTCGGAGCTCAAACCTGTAGAGCTGGACACCGATGAGGGCAACCTGACAAAGCAGCTGGTGAAGCGCCTGACCTCTACAGAGATGCTGCCAAGCCCAGACAAGTCAGAGGGCTCCCTGAGCTGGGGCTCGGAGGGGGGCAGGTCGTTCCTGGATGGCAGCTTGGAGGAGTCCATACAGGGTCTGCTGTTGAAGCTGGAAACCACAGGAGAGCATTGCAAGGAGCTACAGGAGCTGGATCAGGAGGTCATGCGGCTAGAAGACCTGCTGAAG TGCAAACCAGCCGCACAAAGGAGCAGGTCCTCCAGTTTAAGTCTGACTGTTGAGAGCGCTTTAGAAAGCTTTGATTTCCTCAACACTTCAGACTTTGACGATGACGACAATGGGGATGACGGCCTTCCGCGCTCCGTGTTCTTTGACATGGACACGGAGAGGACTGG GCCTGGGCACCACCCAGAGGCCAGAGGTCACCTCAGTGAAGCCCTGACGGAGGACACGGGAGTTGGGAACAGTGTAGCAGGCAGCCCACTACCCCTAACCACTGGCAACGAAAGTCTAGACGTCGCCATTGTCAAACATCTACAATACTGCAGCCATCTTGTGCAg CTCCTGGGCTCGAGCGGCAGTCCCGGCCAGCGCAGGAGTGTCCTACAGAAGCTCTCTGGACAGACCCTGCTGCTGGAGGAGCTCGGAGAGATCAGCACTGAGAGACTGGGGACCATCAGCTCTGCGGCAGAGG TCCTCCCTGGTCTTGTGGAGAAGCAGTCCTTGCTGTCTCTGTGGGTGGAGTGCAGCGGCCCGGGCAGCGTATTCCACACCACACTGGACCGGGTCGTGAGGCAGATGCACTACTGCTATGGCCAAGCCCTGCAGGAGAGATGTCCACACGGCGCTGACGCAGGTACAG CTATCCGGTTTGTGGTGAATGAGATGGCAGGCAAGAGTgagcaggcctcctccccctcctcccccttcGCTCTGTTCCAGGACGTGGTCACCATCTTCCAGTTTCACAGCTACATCTCCACGTACAGCATCTCCCACATGGATGACCACCTCTTCCAAGTGGCCAGTGAAG CTGTGTTTCTGGAGGCCCTGCGGTCCTCTTCCCCCCAGCGGGTGCTGCAGGGACTGAGGGGGGTGAATCCATCTGCTCTGAGGCCCCAACAGGAGACCCTGAAGGCCCTCGCCTCCCTGCTGACCGCTGATGACTCAGATCTCCGCCAGTCTGCTGCTGCCTTTCTCAAGACAGCCGCCAATGACCCAGCCTTCAGACAAAAG GCGGTGTGTTGCTACACAGAAGCTCTGTCTGAGGCGGGGGTGCAGGTGCAGACGGCGGCCTGCGCGGCGCTCAGCTGTCTGCAG gccagTGACAGTATAGAGGCCGTGGTCTCACTGTGTGACTCTGCGGATGAGGAACTCAGGCATGTGGCCATAGAAACTCTGCTTACGTTCG GGGAAGAGGGCAGGTTGGCATATGAGCAGCTGGACAAGGTCCCAGGAGAGATGGTGTGTCTGGGAACGAGGAGGGGGAACGCGGTGACCACTGCCTTCTGA